One window of Biomphalaria glabrata chromosome 6, xgBioGlab47.1, whole genome shotgun sequence genomic DNA carries:
- the LOC106051767 gene encoding schistosomin-like: MKTVFIILALIVCAVVADNYRCPNPGDAFECFESDATARFCVSGKRGAYVICSKCRRKYEFCANGAKVSKRPEVECRPDWASTECTSDNSDVPSVM; the protein is encoded by the exons ATGAAGACAGTATTTATTATTCTTGCCCTGATTGTCTGTG ccgTCGTGGCCGACAACTACAGATGCCCCAACCCGGGTGACGCTTTTGAATGCTTTGAGTCTGACGCCACTGCCAGGTTCTGTGTGTCTGGTAAACGGGGAGCCTACGTCATCTGCTCCAAATGCAGAAGGAAATACGAGTTCTGCGC CAACGGCGCTAAGGTGTCCAAGAGACCGGAAGTTGAATGCAGACCAGATTGGGCCTCAACCGAATGTACTTCCGATAACAGTGATGTCCCCTCTGTCATGTAA